ATTATGAGTTACTTATGACTATGAGTCATTCATTGATATCATTGCTTTTTGTCTATATTTTGTGTTCTGTGAAATCAAGaatgttatgtttatttacttgtatttttcacacataCGTTTATGctttttgtttagtgtttcaggaaATATTCAGGTTGATTCAATTAAGCTGTTGTCTACACTTGCAATtaatggatagtagttaggattggatttgttctaatgggcatttttttttgtaaatggcttttctttgtaaactttgaacttttagttgtgttttgtcgcggattgccaaagggggagtttgttaggttctaagtacttaggaactaatgtattagaactctaatatgtattgttggcaaaccatgatcaaaacaggtgtctagttgtgttttagacttgctcaaagtatgtaatttatgtaaagttggaatcgagttaactgcagaggTTACTGTATATTTCTGtctgactcgatcgatcgagaataaGACtcaaccgatcgaaagtcgtgcagatttttttttctgcagatttttcaactcagccctaagcccatatgacatgtagggttttatgttttgccctaggtataaaaggcaaaccctagtcacgtttttgaggttgctcatattgctgtttgtgtgaatctcttgtgagatctgagaggtgcttgccttcacacaagttTAGGATTATCAAGTAGGAGATagcttcaagaacttgatgatcattcagttgctgccataagagcttaaagatacacaagcgggagtgcttgtacttgctggagaatccaagaaagaaggagttcgTGATCTCAAAgtttgcacgtggtcgtgtcagtaagttctactagtgggtagcaataagatgttagtggtctaagtcgctattgtacacttcgattctttcatagtggattcaggtttaccttaaggatagctaggtttaatcctccctaggttttttaccgatttgattttcctgggtcatcatatctttgtgtttttatattccgcactttgcattgatatgattatatgattgtgttaacctagatttggaatttggactaagtaataacttggcttgttaactaggttaatccaattgtgtgtttaaggggtctaaacaaactctacaaaaattattttgttacaatatttttaattttcagcaaaataaacggtatctaAACACACTCTCAATATATAATGCAAGGTAGCTATCAATAGGTGGCAGCATTTAATGCAAATGTGAAACTGAGCTGGGGAGAAATGTGCTTGCGTCAAGgcttttatttagaaataatgCTTAGGAGACTGTCCCAATGAAGCATCTGCACAACCTTGGTCTGTAATTTGTGTCGTGGGCCCTATCCATCTTCCCTTTGACCAATGGACAATTTGGGGTGGGAATGATAATTTGAGATTGGAATAGCAGAGTGATAGCTGCTGTGTCTATGCCCCTTCCATGAAGATACTCTATTGAGGAAATTGAAGCAATTGCAGTTGAACAAGATTTAGTTCTGGCTAGAGAACTTGGCTTGGAGAAAATAATTATAGAGTGCGACTCCCACTTGACTGTCCAAGCTGTTGAACTCGTGGATGTTAGGAGGGTTAGTGGTCACATTATAAAGGGTATTGGTCAAGGACGTAGCAGGTTTCAAGAAAATAGCCCAAGAACTCGCCCAACATgccaaaaaaacacaaaaaaactaGAGAAAAATCTGTTTGGAGGAATGAGATCCTAGAATTTTTGTTTGACCTCCTTAGATTAGAGGGCTCAGTGTAGGCAGGGTTTATCTGTTTTTGGTCTATGTTGCTACTGTTCTGCTTGCTACTAGCGTGTTTGTTTGCTCAATGTATTTGGTTTTTCTCCATTGAATGAGAATTCAgtctcttttcaaaaaaaaaagtcaattgaaAACGTTTTCAGTTTGATAAGTATTTCAAGTGGTTCAACATAGTCGAAAAAAGGTTgagaaaagtcaaaaaaaaaaaaaattacaccaaAACAAATTACCACAGCATACCATtgatgcgatggtcactctacaagtataagtacttgtggagtgtggagggtaagggccggagttcaagttttcaggagagagcttcacacacatatacacttagattagactaaagTGGACCGGAGTTTAAGTTTTCAGgaaagagcttcacacacatatacactgaGATTAGATTAAAATAGagttctatcttgtatatatatatatatatatatatatatatatatatatatatataacaagttGTCAAATGATTACTGAGATAATAAAAACGCATGGAATTAAAAACCCCCCAACCACTACTTAACATTGACATTAGCGTTTTTAACACCAAGACTTTTCAAAACCATGACTTTTCTAATCCCTTCCACAGGGACCTCTGGTGGGCAAAAGTACACCAATTTTATCACAacgttaaaaaaataataataaaaaaaataaatctcaatTATCTCCACTCAGCAGACTATGACAATTAACTGACTGAGGTCAACACGGGTTAATCGCCGAGTAGACATAATCTTGAACACACTTTAAATactacttattttattaaaattaagaaattattattaaaagtaaaatttagttaaaataatataatacgTTAATTAATATGTatcaaaaaatacaataaaatttataaataataagctaaataataatataaattttatttttcatttcaaggCACACTTACTTTTACGTGCGAGGGATAGAGTATCGTCCCGTCCGGGAAGCAATAACAGCCCCTATAAAGCTAATCCCGAAGTAAGAACAAAATACGAGACACAAAAAAGTAGGCATGGTTTCTTGACCATCTCCATGGTAAATCTGGTCCTTTTTTGGCTCAGCTTCCTCAGCCTTACTAGTGAAGCAGTCCCAAGCTACCGCTTTCATATCTGTTCAAACGAGACCACCTTCATCCCCAACTCCACCTACCAGTCTTACCTAAAAGACCTGCTCTTTTCCCTTTCCTCCAATTCCACGCGTGATAATGACTTCTGCAACAACACCGTTGGCCAAAACCCAGAGACCTCAGTTTACGGCCTCTTCCTCTGCCGTGGAGACCTTACCCCAGATGCCTGCCAAGACTGCGTGTCAACAGCAACAAACGAGATTGTTCAGCAGTACTGCCCCGTAGAGAAGGTGGTTGTGATATGGTATGATGAATGCATCTTACGCTACTCCAATCGATCAATCTTCTCTGTCGTGGAAGACCAGTCAAGAAAGTATCTGTGGACCGTGTTGGATATAACAGAGCCAGATCGCTTCCTTAAGCTAGCGCAAACAACATTGAGTGACTTGGTGCCTCTGGCCGCAAACGCTTCCTCCGGTGCTAAAAAGTTCGCTATGGAAGAAGTCAATTTTACGGTATTGCAAACGATGTACAGCCTTGTACAGTGCACTCCTGACCTATCCAGCTTTGATTGCAATAGGTGTCTTCGAGAAGCCATAACAAACGTGCCTACGTGTTGCAGTGGAAAGCAAGGGGGTACAGTTATGTATCCTAGTTGTACCATTAGGTATGAGGTTTCTCCGTTTTATCAGACACAAGCTGTTGCTCCACCGGTACCAGCACCAGGACCAACACCTATACCATTgcttcttcctcctccaccAGGTGCAAAACTTATTTTCCAACTTTTGATTTTACGTGCTAGTGTCGATTAAGCTCCAGAGACCATGTTTTTAAACAAAGAACGACAAAActcttattagtattattattggGTTGAGAGCAATATCGGGTCATGGTCTGAATAGGCAGCTTGGAGGTGACGAACCTTTGCTTGTGGGAACAACTCCCTCCATTCAAAAGTAGCACAAACTCGGTCCAATCTTATTCTTCACttctcattttatatatatatatatatatatatatatatatatatatatatatatatatatatatatatatatatatatatatatatatatttatatcttttcttttttcacttctcattcttcttcttttaactATAAGTAGTGGGTTAGGCTGAAGccaataacaaaattaaaaacacaatgGATCTATTTGCTTTGGCTTAAAAACGGAGATGCTGAAAACTGAGAAGTGAAATAATGTAGTGAttaccattttctttttgtttggtagACAAGAAAATTCAGTAGAAAGAAAGAGGGGCAGAGGGAGTATTTTATCCTTCGACCCCACAAAATATTTTTCCTCCGAAACGGAGAGAGCGCAGAGATGAAAACTTCCCTTGCTAAGAAAGATAAAAGACAAATTTACGATATTGTCCCATATCTCTCAAATGATTAATAtggtataattttaaataattcttttagtcatttttttttcttattatataaaatgaatgaataaagaaaatgaaacaatATAATATAAGTGTTTCTTCTGCTTTTATATGTTGTCATTTCCTTTTACTAAATTGAttgattacaattttttcttatataataattaatgaaaatattactCCTTATATGTAATATTATGCAAAATGGCATAATagtaaacaaatataaaatatatttttcgtCCTCCTAATAACTAACGAAAAGTTATATCTGTTTTTTTGTTATGAGTTTAGTATTGGTTGATTCCTTGACATGTGTTTGCAACTGAATTGGTGGCTAGAGCTTAGATTTGGTCTAATTCAAGTGTTGGATGTAATTTCGTTCAATTGTCATGGTTAGTTAGAGTTGGTTAATTCGAGCACGTGCATGAATTTAATTAACACATTTAGGTCTGTTAAGATCAATTGAGAGGTCTCATTTAATACATGTTAGTACCACTGCCCATCCTTGGCGTGATGGTTACTCTATAAGTACAAAATTCTTGTAGAATGGAGTAGCAAAGGTCAGGTTTCAAGTATTTGAGAGGAAACCTTATACACATACTCTTAGATTAGGTTGGAGTATAATTtgtatcttgtattaaaaaaaaaaaattgtattaaacaATGTATATAACTCAATTCTAAATGCTAAAGCTTGACAAGTAACGTATTTTGTGCttttctctcttaatctctctctcaatctttctctctcaaattcggttctctctcttttcttggAGGTTTGGTTCCCTCAAAGCAGGCCCTAATCAGCACTTTTAATACCCATTCATTCCGCAGGCATAAACTTCATCACCATTATCAATCCCACACATACCTGAAACCCTATCTTGAATTCTTATACACGCATAGAAAGTCATCCTAATTAATTCACTCAAGAAAGAAATCCACACTTGATCTTGTCAATTCAAGTTGATCTTTTAACCTCCCTATATAGGTCACCTAGTAGATGAATTTTCAACGTACGAGAGGATAATACAAAGGTTGTTGTCTCAGTAATAAACAGAAAATCTGTGCCGCTTCTTCCATGTGCTAAACAGAAATATTTGGGATACTACCCACATCTTCTAGTCCAAAAGAGAGTGATGTGAGGTTATTTTGAAACCATATAGATCTTTTCCAACAAGTTCATTACAGAAAATCTTCAAGAAGATTCTAGGAGTGCTAAAGGTTCATTTTCATTTAGACATGCAAGCTTTGTTTGTGGAGGAGATTCTGTTAGGAAGATTTTAAAGATTCAGCAGTGGTTGGGAGGCAAACATGACTATTGCAGAGGCTATAACAGAGAGTTTTGATGCGCAAAAGTTTTGTGAATAGGCTATTTGTAACTTTCTTTcctataatgaattttttatggcATTGGACCCTAGAGTGATTTTTCCATTGAAGAGGTTTCTATTGGTTTTGTACTTCGATACCAAATCATGTGTTCTTACTATTACTGCTTCcattatatatttgttgtaTTAGATTTGGTACTTGGTAATTATGGTTGAACTGGATTCAATATATCATAATTTGTGTAATAAATCACTAACTTGTTGAATCCGCTACCTAGATCACAAAGGGGTCTAAActagaattttcattttctatcctcctaccaaacacacaagaagaaaacattaatattttctttccccttacttataaaatcaaatattcCATATCTATATCAAAATAATGGTTGGGGACCGGCCATCATATTTAACTGAATTGAGCAAAAAATGCAAAGCTAAAAGGggaaaattttgggtttgtatCATGGCAAACATCGAAGATACTATTCGACCATACAAAGAAGAAAGCATTGCTGGGTGCTACAAATTGTGATTGGCTTGTTCGTTGGCTACAGCTTCCttctattttcaattttagaatATAGGTTATTGTTCTGGTAGCTCATAATCAAGAGTGTCAACTGGTTAGTattcaatcaaaaaaataatatttataatattatttgaataGCGTCACTAATTATAAAGATATAAACCATTCTGTTGTGTAGCTTACCAATGAACCAGAATATTGTTTAAGCAGGAAAAAGTCATATCTCATCACTGACAATTGTTGCCATTTTTGCTCCCATAATAGTCTCAGTGGTGCTATTCTTTATGGGCTACTGCTTCCTTATAAGAAGGAAAGCAAGCAAAACTATACAGGAAGAAAACGGTAAAGAATAAActattggattttataaattatattctctAATGTCAAACTTGTAGTGAC
The sequence above is drawn from the Castanea sativa cultivar Marrone di Chiusa Pesio chromosome 5, ASM4071231v1 genome and encodes:
- the LOC142635718 gene encoding cysteine-rich receptor-like protein kinase 25, whose translation is MVNLVLFWLSFLSLTSEAVPSYRFHICSNETTFIPNSTYQSYLKDLLFSLSSNSTRDNDFCNNTVGQNPETSVYGLFLCRGDLTPDACQDCVSTATNEIVQQYCPVEKVVVIWYDECILRYSNRSIFSVVEDQSRKYLWTVLDITEPDRFLKLAQTTLSDLVPLAANASSGAKKFAMEEVNFTVLQTMYSLVQCTPDLSSFDCNRCLREAITNVPTCCSGKQGGTVMYPSCTIRYEVSPFYQTQAVAPPVPAPGPTPIPLLLPPPPGAKLIFQLLILRASVD